One genomic segment of Sparus aurata chromosome 24, fSpaAur1.1, whole genome shotgun sequence includes these proteins:
- the mmadhca gene encoding metabolism of cobalamin associated Da gives MSSSVLCGRGRLVLSQAAGYQALAALRVGRTRTFSAASSDEPYIAASPADSGPRTVWPDENMGPFGPQDQRFQLPGNVGFDCHLEGVQDQKKTPVHRTVPDVLTAPSSSERQQFILAQFINEFHSKLGPISTRVNKAEQYFNPTGTDCSVSSCPELLKKDLELLFPAAPAAPITVVTVTQRGGRCEEEPAEQDREQLLHRFVNGAKEMCFSLWTAGYWADFIDPTTGAAFFASTSSQTSLRTEEELRNLGFHIEASGSCTVIRHILGGTPLFVGAVFTNAPTHSAAVARLQGLSNELDDEE, from the exons ATGTCCAGCAGC GTGCTGTGTGGTCGAGGCAGGCTGGTCCTCTCTCAGGCTGCCGGCTATCAAGCCCTAGCTGCTCTCCGTGTGGGCAGAACCAGAACTTTCTCTGCCGCGAGCTCAGATGAGCCTTACATAGCTGCATCACCCGCAGACTCAG GCCCCAGGACCGTGTGGCCCGATGAGAACATGGGACCGTTCGGACCTCAGGACCAGCGCTTTCAGTTACCGGGGAACGTTGGCTTTGACTGTCACCTGGAGGGTGTGCAGGACCAAAAGAAGACCCCAGTCCACAGGACGGTACCTGACGTACTGACGGCCCCAAGCAGCTCAGAGAGACAGCAGTTCATCCTGGCGCAGTTCATTAATGAGTTCCAC AGTAAACTGGGTCCTATATCCACGAGAGTCAACAAAGCCGAGCAGTACTTTAATCCGACAGGAACAGACTGCTCAGTAAGTTCCTGCCCTGAGCTGCTAAAGAAAG atctGGAGCTGTTGTTCCCTGCAGCACCCGCCGCTCCCATCACAGTTGTGACGGTCACACAGCGAGGTGGTCGGTGTGAAGAGGAGCCAGCAGAGCAggacagagagcagctgctgcacaGA TTTGTGAACGGTGCAAAGGAAATGTGCTTCTCGCTGTGGACTGCAGGCTACTGGGCAGACTTCATTGACCCAACGACGGGAGCAGCT TTCTTTGCATCCACTTCAAGTCAAACCTCGCTTCGAACGGAAGAGGAGCTGAGGAATCTGGGCTTCCACATCGAGGCGTCCGGCTCGTGCACAGTCATCCGCCACATCCTGGGGGGAACGCCTCTGTTTGTGGGGGCGGTTTTCACCAACGCGCCTACTCACAGCGCCGCTGTGGCGAGGCTACAAGGACTTTCAAACGAACTCGATGATGAGGAAtag
- the lypd6 gene encoding ly6/PLAUR domain-containing protein 6 — protein MEAWPTVAWVLLMTSIADWLKTVQSRDFTMTDIILLHPSTTPHPGGFKCFTCEDAADNYECNRWAPDVYCPKDARYCYTLHMMDNHGDSVSVTKRCVTLQDCQFTGCAAVTDSGYQVCSSCCEGNICNVLVPRNESSAVFSSTSPLVGSSGRVLPSTPSCVSVVIVSIFAAGHV, from the exons ATGGAGGCCTGGCCAACGGTGGCCTGGGTCCTGCTAATGACCAGCATCGCCGACTGGCTGAAAACTGTCCAGTCACGGGACTTCACCATGACGGACATCATCCTGCTGCATCCCTCAA CTACACCTCATCCAGGTGGCTTCAAGTGCTTCACATGTGAAGATGCTGCAGATAACTACGAGTGTAATCGCTGGGCGCCGGATGTTTACTGTCCAAAAG ATGCCAGATACTGTTACACACTCCACATGATGGATAACCATGGAGACAGCGTGTCCGTCACCAAGCGTTGTGTGACCCTGCAAGACTGTCAGTTTACTGGCTGCGCCGCCGTCACCGATAGCGGCTATCAG GTGTGCTCATCGTGCTGCGAGGGGAACATCTGCAACGTGCTTGTGCCGAGGAACGAGAGCAGCGCCgttttctcctccacctctcctctggTCGGCTCCAGCGGGCGGGTTCTTCCCTCGACGCCGAGCTGCGTCAGCGTCGTCATCGTCAGTATCTTCGCAGCCGGACATGTTTGA
- the pspc1 gene encoding paraspeckle component 1 isoform X2, with the protein MANREMQQANMQNSSSPQPPKRGTDSPALEHSPANKDSPAPPPQQSPAAEQAEGAGEGSEKAPAEMTLDITSFRKPGEKTFTQRSRLFIGNVPLDMPEEEFKNMFAKYGNVNEVFINRDRGFGFVRLETRTLAEIAKAELDGTILNNRPIRIRFATHGAALTVRNLLPAVTNELLEQAFSQFGPVERAVVVTDDRGRPTGRGLVEFANKAAARKALERCTEGALLLTTTPCPAIVEPSEHFDDEDGLPEKLLPKIPKYHKEREQPPHFAQPGTFEFEYASRWKALHEMEKQQREQVDKNIKEAKEKLEAELESAKHEHQLMLMRQDLMRRQEELRRLEELRNQELQRRKQIEMRHEEERRRREEEMMRHREQEDLRRHPDGFKPNYMDNVLFVYCTQ; encoded by the exons ATGGCTAACCGAGAGATGCAGCAGGCCAACATGCAGAACAGCAGCTCTCCTCAACCGCCGAAACGCGGGACGGACTCCCCGGCCCTGGAGCATTCACCGGCAAACAAAGACAGCCCAGCGCCGCCGCCACAGCAGTCCCCCGCGGCCGAACAGGCGGAAGGAGCCGGGGAAGGAAGCGAAAAAGCCCCGGCAGAAATGACTCTGGATATCACGAGCTTTCGGAAGCCCGGGGAGAAGACGTTCACCCAGCGCTCGCGTCTGTTTATCGGGAACGTCCCGCTGGATATGCCGGAGGAGGAGTTCAAAAACATGTTCGCAAAATATGGGAACGTCAACGAGGTTTTCATCAACAGAGACCGCGGCTTCGGCTTCGTTCGCTTG GAAACCCGGACCCTGGCAGAGATTGCTAAAGCTGAGCTGGACGGGACTATTTTGAATAATCGCCCAATCCGAATCCGCTTTGCGACACATGGTGCTGCGCTCACAGTACGCAACCTGTTGCCTGCAGTAACAAATGAGCTGCTGGAACAG GCGTTTTCTCAGTTTGGGCCGGTGGAACGGGCTGTTGTCGTGACAGATGATCGCGGTCGTCCGACAGGGAGAGGGCTTGTGGAGTTCGCAAACAAAGCAGCTGCACGGAAAGCCCTGGAGCGCTGCACAGAGGGAGCGCTTCTGCTCACCAC CACACCTTGTCCAGCTATTGTGGAGCCTTCAGAGCACtttgatgatgaagatggacTGCCTGAAAAATTGCTGCCAAAAATACCAAAGTACCACAA GGAACGAGAGCAGCCGCCACATTTTGCTCAGCCAGGCACATTTGAGTTTGAGTACGCGTCTCGGTGGAAAGCTCTTCATGAGATGGAGAAACAGCAAAGAGAGCAGGTGGACAAGAACATTAAAGAGGCCAAAGAGAAACTGGAGGCGGAGCTGGAGTCGGCCAAACATGAACATCAGCTCATGTTAATGAGACAAG ATCTAATGAGACGtcaggaggagctgaggaggctAGAGGAGCTCCGCAaccaggagctgcagagacgAAAGCAGATAGAGATGAG gcatgaagaggagaggaggaggagagaggaggagatgatgagaCACAGAGAACAGGAAGACCTGAGACGCCACCCAGATGGCTTCAAACCAAACTACATGGACAAT